In Lepus europaeus isolate LE1 chromosome 9, mLepTim1.pri, whole genome shotgun sequence, the following are encoded in one genomic region:
- the KBTBD8 gene encoding kelch repeat and BTB domain-containing protein 8 isoform X1 yields the protein MAASADLSKPSPTPNGIPSADSASDAMDPFHACSILKQLKTMYDEGQLTDIIVEVDHGKTFSCHRNVLAAISPYFRSMFTSGLTETTQKEVRIVGVEAESMDLVLNYAYTSRIMLTEANVQALFTAASIFQIPSIQDQCAKYMISHLDPQNSIGVFIFADHYGHQELGDRSKEYIRKKFLCVTKEQEFLQLTKDQLISILDSDDLNVDREEHVYESIIRWFEHEQNEREVHLPEIFAKCIRFPLMEDTFIEKIPPQFAQAIAKSCVEKGPSSTNGCAQRLGMTASEMIICFDAAHKHSGKKQTVPCLDIFTGRVFKLCKPPNDLREVGILVSPDNDIYIAGGYRPSSSEVSIDHKAENDFWMYDHSTNRWLSKPSLLRARIGCKLVYCCGKMYAIGGRVYEGDGRNSLKSVECYDSRENCWTTVCAMPVAMEFHNAVEYKEKIYVLQGEFFLFYEPQKDYWGFLTPMTVPRIQGLAAVYKDSIYYIAGTCGNHQRMFTVEAYDIELNKWTRKKDFPCDQSINPYLKLVLFQNKLHLFVRATQVTVEEHVFRTSRKNSLYQYDDIADQWMKVYETPDRLWDLGRHFECAVAKLYPQCLQKVL from the exons ATGGCCGCGTCGGCAG ATTTAAGTAAGCCTTCCCCTACACCGAATGGGATTCCGTCTGCAGACTCAGCCAGCGATGCCATGGACCCCTTCCATGCGTGCAGTATTCTTAAGCAACTCAAAACCATGTACGATGAAGGACAGTTGACAGACATTATAGTGGAAGTGGATCACGGGAAAACATTTTCCTGTCATAGAAACGTCCTTGCGGCGATCAGCCCTTACTTCAG ATCCATGTTCACTAGCGGCCTTACAGAAACTACTCAAAAAGAAGTTCGAATAGTTGGTGTTGAAGCTGAATCGATGGATTTAGTGTTGAACTATGCCTACACCTCCAGAATTATGCTGACAGAGGCCAATGTTCAAGCCTTGTTCACTGCAGCGAGCATCTTCCAGATCCCTTCCATCCAAGACCAGTGTGCGAAGTATATGATCAGTCATTTGGACCCACAAAATTCTATTGGGGTCTTTATCTTTGCTGATCATTATGGACATCAGGAACTTGGTGATCGCTCTAAAGAATACATTCGTAAGAAGTTTCTGTGTGTCACCAAGGAACAAGAGTTTCTCCAGTTGACAAAAGACCAACTGATAAGTATACTAGACAGTGATGACTTAAATGTAGACCGCGAAGAGCATGTTTATGAGAGCATTATACGGTGGTTTGAACAtgaacagaatgagagagaagtgCACCTTCCTGAAATTTTTGCCAAATGCATACGTTTTCCTCTAATGGAAGATACCTTTATAGAGAAAATTCCACCTCAGTTTGCACAGGCTATCGCCAAAAGCTGTGTAGAAAAGGGACCATCCAGCACCAATGGCTGTGCACAGAGGCTTGGAATGACTGCTTCTGAGATGATCATCTGTTTTGATGCTGCCCACAAACACTCAGGAAAGAAGCAAACAGTGCCTTGTCTAGATATATTCACAGGAAGGGTGTTTAAACTATGCAAACCACCAAATGACCTGAGAGAAGTGGGGATCCTTGTATCACCAGATAATGACATTTACATTGCAGGAGGGTATAGGCCAAGTAGCAGTGAGGTCTCTATTGACCATAAGGCAGAAAACGATTTCTGGATGTATGACCATTCCACCAACAGATGGCTATCCAAACCATCCTTGCTTCGAGCCAGAATAGGCTGCAAACTAGTGTACTGCTGTGGTAAAATGTATGCGATTGGAGGTCGTGTTTATGAGGGTGACGGGAGAAACTCGCTGAAATCTGTGGAGTGCTACGACAGCAGAGAGAATTGTTGGACAACTGTGTGTGCAATGCCAGTTGCTATGGAATTCCATAATGCTGTGGAGTACAAAGAGAAGATCTATGTTTTACAGG gagaatTTTTCCTCTTCTATGAGCCTCAAAAAGACTACTGGGGTTTTTTAACACCCATGACTGTGCCTAGAATCCAGGGCTTAGCAGCTGTATACAAGGACTCTATCTACTACATAGCTGGAACCTGTGGAAATCATCAACGTATGTTTACTGTAGAAGCCTACGATATTGAGCTAAATAAATGGACTCGTAAGAAAGACTTTCCATGTGATCAGTCTATAAATCCATACCTTAAGCTGGTACTTTTCCAGAATAAACTCCATTTATTTGTTCGAGCTACTCAAGTGACCGTTGAAGAACATGTCTTCAGAACCAGCAGAAAAAATTCGCTTTATCAATATGATGACATTGCTGACCAATGGATGAAAGTCTATGAGACCCCAGATCGGCTCTGGGACCTTGGCCGGCATTTTGAATGTGCAGTTGCTAAACTCTATCCTCAGTGTCTTCAGAAAGTACTTTAA
- the KBTBD8 gene encoding kelch repeat and BTB domain-containing protein 8 isoform X2 — protein MFTSGLTETTQKEVRIVGVEAESMDLVLNYAYTSRIMLTEANVQALFTAASIFQIPSIQDQCAKYMISHLDPQNSIGVFIFADHYGHQELGDRSKEYIRKKFLCVTKEQEFLQLTKDQLISILDSDDLNVDREEHVYESIIRWFEHEQNEREVHLPEIFAKCIRFPLMEDTFIEKIPPQFAQAIAKSCVEKGPSSTNGCAQRLGMTASEMIICFDAAHKHSGKKQTVPCLDIFTGRVFKLCKPPNDLREVGILVSPDNDIYIAGGYRPSSSEVSIDHKAENDFWMYDHSTNRWLSKPSLLRARIGCKLVYCCGKMYAIGGRVYEGDGRNSLKSVECYDSRENCWTTVCAMPVAMEFHNAVEYKEKIYVLQGEFFLFYEPQKDYWGFLTPMTVPRIQGLAAVYKDSIYYIAGTCGNHQRMFTVEAYDIELNKWTRKKDFPCDQSINPYLKLVLFQNKLHLFVRATQVTVEEHVFRTSRKNSLYQYDDIADQWMKVYETPDRLWDLGRHFECAVAKLYPQCLQKVL, from the exons ATGTTCACTAGCGGCCTTACAGAAACTACTCAAAAAGAAGTTCGAATAGTTGGTGTTGAAGCTGAATCGATGGATTTAGTGTTGAACTATGCCTACACCTCCAGAATTATGCTGACAGAGGCCAATGTTCAAGCCTTGTTCACTGCAGCGAGCATCTTCCAGATCCCTTCCATCCAAGACCAGTGTGCGAAGTATATGATCAGTCATTTGGACCCACAAAATTCTATTGGGGTCTTTATCTTTGCTGATCATTATGGACATCAGGAACTTGGTGATCGCTCTAAAGAATACATTCGTAAGAAGTTTCTGTGTGTCACCAAGGAACAAGAGTTTCTCCAGTTGACAAAAGACCAACTGATAAGTATACTAGACAGTGATGACTTAAATGTAGACCGCGAAGAGCATGTTTATGAGAGCATTATACGGTGGTTTGAACAtgaacagaatgagagagaagtgCACCTTCCTGAAATTTTTGCCAAATGCATACGTTTTCCTCTAATGGAAGATACCTTTATAGAGAAAATTCCACCTCAGTTTGCACAGGCTATCGCCAAAAGCTGTGTAGAAAAGGGACCATCCAGCACCAATGGCTGTGCACAGAGGCTTGGAATGACTGCTTCTGAGATGATCATCTGTTTTGATGCTGCCCACAAACACTCAGGAAAGAAGCAAACAGTGCCTTGTCTAGATATATTCACAGGAAGGGTGTTTAAACTATGCAAACCACCAAATGACCTGAGAGAAGTGGGGATCCTTGTATCACCAGATAATGACATTTACATTGCAGGAGGGTATAGGCCAAGTAGCAGTGAGGTCTCTATTGACCATAAGGCAGAAAACGATTTCTGGATGTATGACCATTCCACCAACAGATGGCTATCCAAACCATCCTTGCTTCGAGCCAGAATAGGCTGCAAACTAGTGTACTGCTGTGGTAAAATGTATGCGATTGGAGGTCGTGTTTATGAGGGTGACGGGAGAAACTCGCTGAAATCTGTGGAGTGCTACGACAGCAGAGAGAATTGTTGGACAACTGTGTGTGCAATGCCAGTTGCTATGGAATTCCATAATGCTGTGGAGTACAAAGAGAAGATCTATGTTTTACAGG gagaatTTTTCCTCTTCTATGAGCCTCAAAAAGACTACTGGGGTTTTTTAACACCCATGACTGTGCCTAGAATCCAGGGCTTAGCAGCTGTATACAAGGACTCTATCTACTACATAGCTGGAACCTGTGGAAATCATCAACGTATGTTTACTGTAGAAGCCTACGATATTGAGCTAAATAAATGGACTCGTAAGAAAGACTTTCCATGTGATCAGTCTATAAATCCATACCTTAAGCTGGTACTTTTCCAGAATAAACTCCATTTATTTGTTCGAGCTACTCAAGTGACCGTTGAAGAACATGTCTTCAGAACCAGCAGAAAAAATTCGCTTTATCAATATGATGACATTGCTGACCAATGGATGAAAGTCTATGAGACCCCAGATCGGCTCTGGGACCTTGGCCGGCATTTTGAATGTGCAGTTGCTAAACTCTATCCTCAGTGTCTTCAGAAAGTACTTTAA